In one Sphingobium sp. MI1205 genomic region, the following are encoded:
- a CDS encoding FecR family protein: MGSGSQDGPPFPGPILGAAEEAAIGWVIALRDSPDDPSLRRHFQAWHDADPAHRRAWATMRHLDDRLEQVEPAYAVRVDSRRTVLPAAWTPSYRLRRPVLVAAGAACLALLLAPMVSLRWQADYRTSVAEVERVTLADGSVVQLAPRSAIAVDYAAGRRDIRLLEGEAFFAVTRNPARPFRVLGDRATVTVLGTAFDVRAAQGDDDPAVVGVEHGRVRVAPRSGAPILLTAGQGAAVTVSGAVHRQAIPPTQVAAWRARQIIVQDEPITDAIDRLRPWFSGMILTQGDALANQRLTGVFNAADPVEALHGMARAYGGRVTVIGGWLIIYSQA, from the coding sequence ATGGGTTCGGGATCACAGGACGGGCCTCCCTTTCCCGGGCCGATCCTCGGGGCTGCGGAGGAGGCGGCGATCGGCTGGGTGATCGCCCTGCGCGACAGTCCGGACGATCCATCGCTGCGCCGGCATTTCCAGGCGTGGCATGATGCGGATCCGGCGCACCGCCGGGCATGGGCCACCATGCGCCATCTCGACGACCGGCTGGAACAGGTCGAGCCGGCCTATGCGGTACGTGTCGACAGTCGGCGCACGGTCCTTCCTGCTGCATGGACGCCGTCATATCGCCTGCGCCGTCCCGTTCTCGTCGCTGCGGGGGCGGCATGCCTTGCGCTGCTGCTGGCGCCGATGGTGTCGCTGCGCTGGCAGGCCGACTATCGGACCAGCGTGGCCGAGGTGGAGCGGGTGACGCTGGCCGACGGCAGCGTCGTGCAACTCGCCCCCCGTTCCGCCATCGCGGTGGACTATGCCGCCGGTCGCCGCGACATCCGCCTGCTGGAAGGGGAGGCCTTCTTCGCCGTCACCCGCAACCCCGCCCGGCCGTTTCGCGTGCTGGGCGACCGAGCGACCGTGACGGTGCTGGGCACCGCCTTCGACGTGCGAGCGGCGCAAGGTGACGATGATCCTGCGGTCGTCGGGGTGGAGCATGGTCGGGTCCGTGTCGCGCCCCGTTCCGGCGCACCGATCCTATTAACCGCCGGACAAGGGGCTGCGGTGACTGTTTCCGGCGCGGTCCATCGACAGGCCATTCCGCCGACGCAGGTTGCCGCGTGGCGCGCACGGCAGATCATCGTTCAGGATGAGCCGATTACCGACGCGATCGACCGGCTGCGTCCTTGGTTCAGCGGGATGATCCTGACGCAGGGCGATGCGCTCGCCAACCAGCGGCTAACCGGCGTGTTCAACGCCGCCGATCCGGTCGAGGCGCTGCACGGCATGGCCCGCGCCTATGGGGGGAGGGTCACGGTGATCGGCGGCTGGTTGATCATCTATTCGCAGGCCTAA
- a CDS encoding RNA polymerase sigma factor encodes MKLLSDFYRREHRGLVRYARAVSADEHGAEDLVQEAWIRCRGIAAREPVNDTAHLFRRVLRNLAIDRSRSLARERGRLAGGDLADVEAPMADEQPSAERAVIARHELDLLHKALGELDDRIRVAFEMHRFEGARLQDIAGALDISVTRAHELVAAALRHCRAALRQDG; translated from the coding sequence GTGAAACTGCTCAGCGACTTCTATCGGCGAGAGCATCGCGGACTCGTGCGCTATGCACGTGCGGTCAGTGCAGACGAGCACGGTGCCGAGGATCTGGTGCAGGAAGCATGGATCCGCTGCCGCGGCATCGCGGCGCGCGAGCCCGTGAATGATACTGCGCATCTGTTCCGTCGTGTGCTGCGCAACCTGGCGATCGATCGCAGCCGCAGCCTGGCGCGCGAGCGGGGGCGGCTGGCGGGGGGTGACCTAGCCGACGTCGAGGCGCCCATGGCGGACGAGCAGCCCTCGGCCGAGCGCGCGGTTATCGCCCGCCATGAACTGGACCTGTTGCACAAGGCGCTGGGCGAACTGGACGACCGCATCCGTGTCGCGTTCGAGATGCATCGGTTCGAAGGCGCGCGGCTGCAGGATATTGCCGGCGCATTAGATATCTCGGTGACACGCGCCCATGAACTCGTTGCCGCCGCGCTGCGCCATTGCCGCGCCGCGCTGCGGCAGGATGGATGA
- a CDS encoding IS91 family transposase, translating to MRASLEVADIFRAAGPGYRAAHAGHLNLVQLKVMTAVENCRTAALGGHVEACEDCGHWRVAYNSCRNRHCPKCQGAAARDWLAAREADLLPVGYFHVVFTLPAEIADIAWQNKAALYDLLFRAASETMLTIAADPKHLGARIGITAVLHTWGSAMTHHPHVHMIVPGGGISRDGQRWISSRPAFLLPVRVLGKLFRRLFLTRLLALYDAGRLFLGGGVAPLAQRRAFLRFLSPVRKKRWVVYAKQPFAGPQAVLAYLSRYTHRIAISNRRLIAFDGNGVTFRYKDYRRDGPERQRVMTLATDAFIQRFLLHVLPRGFHRIRHYSLLGGSARKASLALARQLLEVAPEPVNDNTDEPADQRPPCPCCGGHMVIIETFERWQQPRAPPTMTPPIRELAP from the coding sequence GTGCGCGCCTCACTCGAGGTCGCTGACATCTTCCGCGCTGCCGGGCCCGGCTACCGGGCCGCTCATGCCGGGCACCTGAACCTCGTCCAGCTCAAGGTGATGACGGCGGTCGAGAACTGCCGCACCGCTGCGCTGGGCGGCCACGTCGAGGCCTGCGAAGACTGCGGGCACTGGCGAGTCGCCTACAACTCCTGCCGCAACCGGCACTGTCCCAAATGCCAGGGCGCCGCAGCACGCGACTGGTTGGCGGCACGCGAGGCCGACTTGCTCCCGGTCGGCTACTTCCACGTCGTGTTCACGCTGCCCGCCGAGATCGCCGACATCGCGTGGCAGAACAAGGCGGCGCTCTACGACCTGCTGTTCCGCGCGGCGTCGGAGACGATGCTCACCATCGCCGCCGATCCGAAGCATCTCGGCGCGCGGATCGGCATCACCGCCGTGCTCCACACCTGGGGCTCGGCGATGACGCACCACCCGCACGTGCACATGATCGTGCCAGGCGGCGGGATATCGCGTGACGGGCAGCGCTGGATATCGTCGCGGCCTGCCTTTCTCCTACCGGTGCGCGTGCTCGGCAAGCTGTTCCGACGGCTGTTCCTGACCCGGCTGCTGGCCTTGTACGACGCCGGACGGCTCTTCTTAGGCGGGGGCGTCGCGCCGCTCGCCCAACGGCGGGCGTTCCTGCGCTTCCTGTCGCCTGTGCGGAAGAAGCGCTGGGTGGTCTATGCCAAGCAACCCTTCGCGGGACCACAGGCGGTGCTCGCCTATCTGTCGCGTTACACCCACCGGATCGCGATCTCGAACCGGCGGCTGATCGCGTTTGATGGCAACGGCGTCACCTTCCGCTACAAGGATTATCGCCGCGACGGCCCCGAGCGGCAGCGGGTCATGACACTCGCCACCGACGCGTTCATCCAGCGGTTCCTGCTCCACGTCCTGCCGCGCGGGTTCCACCGCATCCGCCATTACAGTCTGCTCGGCGGATCCGCCCGCAAGGCCAGCCTGGCACTCGCCCGCCAGTTGCTCGAGGTTGCGCCCGAACCGGTCAACGACAACACCGACGAGCCTGCCGACCAGCGGCCGCCGTGCCCGTGCTGCGGCGGGCACATGGTCATCATCGAGACCTTCGAGCGCTGGCAGCAACCACGGGCACCGCCGACAATGACGCCGCCAATCCGGGAGCTCGCGCCATAA
- a CDS encoding TetR/AcrR family transcriptional regulator, translating into MTAVQQKLLSADRIRVAAKELFATRGFHQSSMSELAAAADMSVGLIYRSFKSKGEIIEAIVHADFDERLAALNDLRARFDNGELTILETFRELFLQVIDEDDEALSFDIIAEGFRNESVGRTIGEMCGRFRGCLRHFAQAVNPSLDEDELEAATELLLGCVFGLGHRSISMPKLSAAGIADISARMMVAALEGI; encoded by the coding sequence ATGACTGCGGTGCAACAAAAACTGCTCAGCGCGGATCGCATCCGGGTTGCCGCAAAGGAATTGTTTGCGACAAGGGGCTTTCACCAGTCATCGATGTCGGAACTCGCGGCAGCGGCGGACATGTCGGTCGGGCTGATCTACCGCTCGTTCAAGAGCAAGGGAGAGATCATTGAAGCGATCGTGCACGCTGATTTCGACGAGAGGCTCGCAGCGCTTAACGATTTGCGGGCGCGGTTTGACAATGGCGAACTGACCATTCTTGAAACCTTCCGGGAACTGTTCCTGCAGGTCATCGACGAGGACGATGAAGCGTTATCTTTCGACATCATCGCCGAAGGCTTCCGGAACGAAAGCGTCGGTCGAACCATCGGCGAAATGTGCGGGCGCTTTCGCGGATGCCTCCGCCATTTTGCACAAGCGGTGAACCCATCGCTGGATGAAGACGAACTGGAAGCTGCGACGGAGTTGTTGCTCGGGTGCGTGTTCGGTCTGGGGCATCGCAGCATATCCATGCCCAAGCTCAGCGCGGCAGGCATTGCGGATATCAGCGCGCGCATGATGGTCGCGGCCCTAGAGGGGATCTGA
- a CDS encoding efflux RND transporter periplasmic adaptor subunit, with translation MQKAIAAGFLACASALTLGACGERQPAAPPAPTVGVVTLHIESAALTNELPGRVEALETADVRPQITGVIRRRLFTEGSYVKAGQILYEIEDAPYRAAVAQARGALAVARSTIQSTAMQAQRYKELLAINAVSKQQYDDAAAAAQQARANVAAQQGALQSAQVNQNFTRIRAPISGRIGRSLYTPGALVSAAQADALATIQRTDSVYVDVTQSAAQIIDLKQAMASGGVSEAEGARIQLILPNNTVYPIEGRLQFADVTVDPNSGSVILRATFPNPDGLLLPGMYVRAKLVEGLRRNVILAPQQGVTRDPRGRATAMVVGKGDKVEVRQIETDRAVGDKWIVTKGLHTGDRLIVEGLMNLRPGAVVKPGKPQQITVSAGGTR, from the coding sequence ATGCAAAAGGCGATAGCAGCAGGGTTTCTCGCCTGCGCCTCCGCACTTACTCTCGGTGCCTGCGGTGAGCGGCAACCCGCGGCACCACCGGCCCCGACAGTCGGCGTCGTCACGCTGCATATCGAATCGGCGGCACTCACCAACGAGCTCCCCGGTCGCGTCGAGGCGCTGGAAACGGCGGATGTCCGCCCGCAAATCACCGGCGTCATCCGTCGTCGCCTGTTCACCGAAGGCAGCTACGTCAAGGCCGGGCAGATCCTCTACGAGATCGAGGATGCGCCTTATCGCGCGGCCGTCGCGCAGGCTAGGGGGGCGCTCGCCGTTGCCAGGTCGACGATCCAATCCACGGCAATGCAGGCGCAGCGCTACAAGGAGCTGCTGGCCATCAACGCGGTCAGCAAGCAACAATACGACGACGCAGCAGCCGCCGCACAGCAGGCGCGCGCCAATGTTGCAGCGCAGCAAGGAGCGCTTCAATCCGCGCAGGTGAACCAGAACTTCACCCGCATTCGCGCGCCCATCTCCGGCCGCATCGGTCGTTCGCTCTACACGCCCGGCGCGCTCGTTTCGGCGGCGCAGGCGGACGCTCTGGCGACGATCCAGCGCACGGACTCCGTCTATGTCGATGTCACGCAGTCCGCCGCGCAGATCATCGACCTGAAGCAGGCCATGGCATCGGGCGGTGTCAGCGAGGCCGAAGGAGCGCGGATCCAACTAATTCTGCCCAACAATACGGTATATCCAATCGAGGGCCGCCTGCAATTCGCCGACGTCACGGTCGATCCCAACTCGGGCTCGGTGATTCTGCGCGCGACGTTCCCGAACCCCGACGGATTGCTGCTCCCTGGCATGTACGTTCGGGCGAAGCTCGTCGAAGGGCTGCGCAGGAATGTCATCCTTGCCCCGCAGCAGGGTGTGACGCGCGATCCACGTGGCCGCGCCACTGCAATGGTGGTGGGCAAGGGCGACAAAGTTGAAGTCCGCCAGATCGAAACGGATCGCGCGGTCGGCGACAAGTGGATCGTGACCAAGGGCCTCCACACCGGTGACAGGCTGATCGTAGAGGGTTTGATGAACTTGCGCCCGGGTGCGGTCGTCAAACCGGGCAAGCCCCAGCAGATTACCGTTTCGGCGGGGGGAACCAGGTAA
- a CDS encoding efflux RND transporter permease subunit: MSRYFIDRPIFAWVIAIVMMLAGVLAIRSLAVAQFPEIAAPAVQISTSYPGANAETLESTTTQVIEQQLKGIDHLRYFSSSSDGAGRLTITLTFEQGTDPDIAQVQVQNKLAQATPLLPQEVQQQGLRVTKSSATFLMIMAIYADDGIHDQQDAGDFIASSLQDPISRLNGVGDTQLLGAQYAMRVWLDPTKMASLGVTATDVTAAIRAQNAQVSAGQVGASPSPKGQALNATIAAQSRLRTAEQFRKIMLRNNPDGSVVHLSDVARVELGAENYSFGASLNGHPAAGLGIKLAPGANALDTVDGVKTKIDQLSKDFPSWVKYKFPVDNSTYVKLSVEQVVHTLVEAVVLVFLVMFLFLQNWRATLIPTIAVPVVLLGSIAILQLAGFTINTLTLFGMVLAIGLLVDDAIVVVENVERLIQTEGLSPREAARRSMDEISGALVGIGLVLSAVFLPMAFFGGSTGVIFRQFSITIVSSMVLSVLVALILTPALCATILKPAKDGHGHGEGKQTGIAGLFNRFFAWFNAAFDRGVGRYGGTVEKVERRWVRTMLIYAAIVIGMGVIFLRIPGGFLPDEDQGILINQVSMPAGTTLEETERTLARVRNYYFKNEKANVADIFTISGFGFVGQGENVGLAFVRMKDWSERKGKDNAVMAIAQRANMAFHKISSGMVIAFAPPAVQELGNATGFEFQLVDRGGLGHQKMLEARNQFLGMAAGDERLAQVRPNGLEDTPQLKLNVDQAAAGTLGIAQSDINATISTAMGSTYVNDFIDRDRVKRVFVQADGQFRSTPDAIGAFFVRGNSGVMAPISSFGRTEWTYGPAKLERFNGVSSMQIMGAPASGVSTGEAMKVVEQLASKLPAGVGLEWSGISYEERTSGGQAPALYALSMLIVFLCLAALYESWSVPIAVILVVPLGVLGAVIAATLVGLNNDIYLQVGLITTIGVSAKNAILIVEFAEEKMRGGLSPVQAALEAGKLRLRPILMTSFAFIFGVLPLALSTGAGAGGQNAIGWAVVGGMVSATVLAIFFVPVFFTVVKRLFREHHGTDGANLDGEAPTASQEA, encoded by the coding sequence ATGTCCCGCTATTTCATAGACCGGCCCATCTTCGCATGGGTCATCGCCATCGTCATGATGCTTGCAGGCGTCCTGGCAATCCGCTCACTGGCTGTGGCCCAGTTCCCTGAAATCGCGGCGCCCGCCGTGCAGATATCGACCAGCTATCCCGGCGCCAACGCGGAGACGCTGGAAAGCACGACGACGCAGGTGATCGAGCAGCAGCTCAAGGGCATCGACCACTTGCGCTACTTCTCGTCATCGAGTGACGGCGCGGGCCGCCTGACCATCACCCTGACGTTCGAGCAGGGCACCGATCCTGACATCGCTCAGGTTCAGGTGCAGAACAAACTCGCACAGGCGACGCCGCTGCTTCCGCAGGAAGTGCAGCAGCAGGGCCTGCGCGTGACCAAGTCGAGCGCCACATTTCTCATGATCATGGCCATCTATGCCGATGATGGTATCCACGACCAGCAGGATGCGGGCGACTTCATCGCATCCTCGTTGCAGGACCCGATCAGCCGCCTGAACGGCGTGGGTGATACCCAGCTTCTGGGTGCGCAATACGCCATGCGCGTCTGGCTCGATCCGACCAAGATGGCCAGTCTGGGCGTTACCGCGACTGATGTGACCGCCGCGATCCGGGCGCAGAACGCACAGGTTTCCGCCGGCCAGGTCGGCGCTTCGCCGTCACCCAAGGGACAAGCGCTCAACGCCACGATAGCCGCCCAGTCGCGCCTGCGCACCGCCGAGCAATTCCGCAAGATCATGCTGCGGAACAATCCCGATGGCTCGGTGGTCCACCTTTCCGACGTCGCACGCGTCGAACTGGGCGCCGAAAACTACAGCTTCGGCGCCTCACTCAACGGCCATCCAGCCGCGGGCTTGGGCATCAAGCTGGCGCCCGGCGCCAACGCCCTCGATACCGTGGACGGTGTGAAGACGAAGATCGACCAGCTCTCCAAGGACTTTCCGAGCTGGGTGAAGTACAAGTTCCCGGTCGATAACTCGACTTATGTCAAGCTCTCCGTCGAGCAGGTTGTCCATACACTTGTCGAAGCAGTCGTGCTCGTCTTCCTCGTCATGTTCCTGTTCCTGCAAAACTGGCGCGCGACGCTGATCCCCACCATCGCCGTCCCTGTGGTCCTGCTGGGATCGATCGCGATCCTGCAATTGGCCGGCTTTACCATCAATACCTTGACCCTGTTCGGCATGGTCCTGGCGATCGGCCTCCTGGTCGATGATGCCATTGTCGTAGTGGAGAATGTCGAACGTCTCATCCAGACTGAAGGGCTGAGCCCCAGGGAAGCGGCGCGCAGGTCGATGGACGAGATCAGCGGTGCGCTGGTCGGCATCGGCCTCGTGCTTTCGGCGGTGTTCCTGCCGATGGCGTTCTTCGGCGGTTCCACCGGCGTGATCTTCCGCCAATTCTCGATCACGATAGTCTCCTCGATGGTGCTTTCGGTGCTGGTCGCCCTAATCCTGACGCCGGCGCTTTGCGCGACCATCCTCAAGCCGGCTAAGGACGGCCATGGTCATGGCGAAGGTAAGCAGACCGGTATCGCTGGCCTGTTCAACCGTTTCTTCGCCTGGTTCAATGCCGCGTTCGATCGCGGGGTGGGACGCTACGGCGGGACGGTAGAGAAAGTTGAACGCCGTTGGGTCCGAACGATGCTGATCTATGCCGCCATCGTGATTGGCATGGGTGTCATCTTCCTGCGGATTCCCGGCGGTTTCCTGCCCGACGAAGACCAGGGCATCCTGATCAATCAGGTGTCGATGCCGGCGGGCACGACCCTGGAGGAAACCGAACGCACGCTCGCCCGAGTGCGCAATTACTACTTCAAGAATGAAAAGGCCAACGTCGCTGACATCTTCACGATCTCGGGCTTCGGATTCGTCGGACAGGGAGAGAATGTGGGCCTTGCCTTTGTCCGCATGAAGGACTGGTCCGAACGCAAGGGCAAGGACAACGCGGTGATGGCGATCGCGCAGCGCGCCAACATGGCGTTCCACAAGATATCCTCCGGCATGGTCATCGCCTTTGCTCCGCCCGCCGTGCAGGAACTGGGTAACGCCACGGGCTTCGAGTTCCAGCTCGTCGACAGGGGCGGTCTTGGCCATCAGAAGATGCTCGAAGCGCGAAACCAGTTCCTCGGCATGGCCGCCGGTGACGAGCGTCTGGCGCAAGTTCGTCCCAACGGTCTTGAGGACACGCCTCAGCTCAAGCTCAATGTCGATCAGGCCGCTGCCGGTACTCTCGGCATCGCCCAGTCCGACATCAATGCGACCATCAGCACCGCGATGGGCAGTACCTACGTCAATGACTTCATCGACCGCGACCGTGTGAAAAGGGTGTTCGTGCAGGCCGATGGCCAGTTCCGCTCCACTCCCGACGCGATTGGCGCGTTCTTCGTGCGGGGCAATTCCGGTGTGATGGCGCCGATCTCCTCCTTCGGGAGGACGGAATGGACCTATGGCCCGGCCAAGCTTGAACGCTTCAACGGCGTTTCGTCGATGCAGATCATGGGTGCGCCGGCGTCGGGCGTTTCGACCGGTGAGGCGATGAAGGTCGTCGAACAGCTTGCCAGCAAGCTGCCCGCGGGCGTCGGCCTTGAATGGAGCGGCATTTCCTATGAGGAAAGGACCTCCGGCGGCCAGGCCCCGGCGCTCTACGCGCTGTCCATGCTGATCGTGTTCCTGTGCCTTGCCGCGCTCTATGAGAGCTGGTCGGTGCCGATCGCGGTCATTCTGGTCGTGCCCCTCGGCGTGCTCGGCGCAGTGATCGCGGCGACGCTGGTGGGTCTCAACAACGATATCTACCTGCAGGTGGGCCTCATCACGACCATCGGCGTTTCGGCCAAGAACGCGATCCTTATCGTCGAGTTCGCGGAAGAGAAGATGCGGGGCGGACTGTCTCCGGTGCAGGCGGCCCTCGAAGCCGGCAAGCTGCGTCTGCGGCCGATTCTGATGACAAGCTTCGCCTTCATATTCGGCGTGTTGCCGCTTGCGCTCTCCACCGGCGCGGGCGCCGGCGGCCAGAACGCGATAGGCTGGGCCGTGGTGGGCGGGATGGTCTCCGCCACCGTTCTGGCAATCTTCTTCGTACCCGTGTTCTTCACCGTGGTGAAACGCCTGTTCCGCGAACACCACGGAACGGACGGTGCAAATCTCGACGGCGAGGCTCCGACCGCGTCGCAGGAGGCATGA
- a CDS encoding efflux transporter outer membrane subunit yields the protein MRNVKALTATSLALALAACNMAPKYVRPELPVPATSPSAPVEGTADDAASVSADTAWKDFFTDPRLVRVIQTALDNNRDLRIAVANVEQARAQYRAQRADLLPTLGASGSATYQDQPFAQSSAGGSGSATGRTDIYSAPVGVSAWEIDLFGRVRNLSKAAQESYFASVENRNAAQVSLIAETATAWLTMAADQERLRIARDLETAFGQTLDLTKARFAKGVASELEVHQAQTSYDQARSDIASAATLVAQDKNALDLLAGTSLAPDVLPATLPESDVTLTNLPADLPSTLLLRRPDIAAAEHRLKVANANIGAARAAFVPNISLTAAFGTVSLGLSNLFKSGSDFWSVAPSATVPIFDFGKNQGNLRYARATYDAMVATYEKSVQTGFREVADALTRRATMTAQLEAQTSLRDSARAGYRLSDARFRAGVDDFLTTLDAQRTLYNAEQALVATRLIRASNMVEIYRSIGGGLK from the coding sequence ATGCGAAATGTGAAAGCGCTTACCGCCACTTCGCTGGCGCTCGCGCTGGCGGCCTGCAACATGGCGCCCAAATATGTCCGCCCCGAACTGCCCGTCCCCGCGACGAGTCCATCGGCGCCAGTCGAAGGGACGGCGGATGATGCGGCCAGCGTGTCGGCCGATACCGCTTGGAAGGATTTCTTCACTGACCCGCGCTTGGTGCGCGTCATCCAGACCGCGCTTGACAACAACCGCGACTTGCGCATTGCGGTCGCCAATGTCGAGCAGGCGCGCGCACAATACCGCGCGCAGCGTGCTGATCTGCTGCCCACGCTGGGCGCCAGCGGCAGCGCGACCTATCAGGATCAGCCGTTCGCCCAGTCATCGGCGGGCGGCTCCGGATCGGCAACCGGCCGGACGGACATTTACAGCGCCCCGGTGGGCGTTTCGGCATGGGAGATCGATCTCTTCGGTCGGGTCCGCAATCTGAGCAAGGCCGCGCAGGAATCCTACTTCGCCTCAGTCGAGAACCGCAATGCCGCGCAGGTCTCGCTGATCGCCGAAACGGCGACGGCATGGCTGACGATGGCGGCGGATCAGGAACGGCTTCGGATCGCCCGAGATCTCGAAACGGCATTCGGACAGACGCTCGATCTCACCAAGGCGCGGTTCGCCAAGGGCGTCGCTTCCGAACTCGAAGTGCATCAGGCCCAGACCAGCTACGATCAGGCCCGTTCTGACATTGCCTCGGCAGCCACCCTGGTCGCGCAGGACAAGAATGCGCTCGATCTGCTGGCGGGAACCAGCCTCGCGCCCGACGTCCTTCCGGCCACACTGCCCGAAAGCGACGTGACGCTGACCAACCTGCCGGCGGATCTGCCTTCAACGCTGCTGTTGCGCCGCCCGGACATTGCCGCCGCAGAGCACCGGTTGAAGGTGGCCAACGCCAATATCGGCGCGGCCCGCGCGGCGTTCGTCCCGAACATTTCGCTCACCGCCGCTTTCGGAACCGTAAGCCTTGGCCTCTCCAACCTGTTCAAATCGGGTAGCGACTTCTGGTCAGTGGCGCCCTCGGCCACTGTGCCAATCTTCGATTTCGGCAAGAACCAGGGCAACCTTCGCTACGCTCGCGCCACTTACGATGCCATGGTCGCAACGTACGAGAAGAGTGTGCAGACGGGCTTCAGGGAAGTCGCCGATGCACTCACCCGGCGGGCGACGATGACCGCGCAACTGGAAGCGCAGACCTCGCTGCGGGACTCCGCGCGGGCCGGCTATCGCCTGTCGGACGCCCGCTTCCGGGCGGGTGTCGATGACTTCCTGACGACGCTCGATGCCCAGCGCACGCTCTACAATGCCGAGCAGGCACTGGTCGCTACGCGGCTGATCCGGGCAAGCAATATGGTAGAGATCTACCGTTCTATCGGTGGCGGGTTGAAATAG
- a CDS encoding LysR family transcriptional regulator gives MDRSQLPLNALRAFEAAARHLNFTRAAIELCVSQGAVSHQVAQLERRLGTRLFHRLPRGLALTDDGQALVPVLADMFDRVGALLDQYTDGRFREVLHIGVVGTFATGWLLHRLGGFERACPHIDLRVSTNNNRVDIAGEALDFAIRFGDGAWHGTIAEPLFEARLTPLCAPSIAHRLSSPRDLTQELLLRSYRPDEWRRWFEAAGASQPVLRGPVFDSSALMVAAAANGLGVALAPAAMFTYELIAEHLVQPFDIAVDAGRYWLTRLISRKDSDAMRSFRHWLMNEVAAEA, from the coding sequence ATGGATCGATCCCAGCTTCCTCTCAATGCCCTACGTGCTTTCGAGGCGGCGGCGCGCCATCTCAACTTCACTCGCGCCGCGATCGAACTGTGCGTCAGTCAAGGGGCCGTGAGCCATCAGGTTGCGCAACTCGAACGGCGGCTCGGCACCCGTCTGTTCCATCGGCTGCCGCGGGGCTTGGCACTAACCGACGACGGGCAGGCTCTGGTGCCAGTGCTGGCCGACATGTTCGATCGGGTAGGCGCTTTGCTCGACCAATATACGGACGGTCGATTTCGCGAGGTGTTGCACATCGGCGTCGTCGGTACGTTCGCGACCGGCTGGCTGCTTCATCGGCTTGGCGGGTTCGAGCGTGCCTGTCCTCACATCGACTTGCGCGTTTCAACCAACAACAACCGCGTCGACATCGCGGGCGAAGCGCTCGACTTCGCGATCCGCTTCGGGGACGGCGCGTGGCATGGCACCATTGCAGAACCGCTGTTCGAGGCTAGGTTGACCCCGCTCTGCGCGCCGTCGATCGCCCACCGGCTGAGCAGCCCCCGCGACCTGACCCAGGAATTATTATTGCGTTCCTATCGGCCCGACGAATGGCGTCGCTGGTTTGAAGCGGCAGGTGCCTCTCAACCCGTGCTGCGCGGCCCGGTATTCGACAGCTCCGCACTGATGGTTGCGGCGGCGGCAAATGGCCTGGGAGTAGCGCTGGCGCCCGCTGCGATGTTTACATACGAACTAATCGCCGAGCACCTAGTCCAGCCATTCGACATTGCGGTCGATGCTGGGCGCTACTGGCTGACCCGGCTTATATCGCGAAAGGACAGCGATGCTATGCGTTCATTTCGGCACTGGCTGATGAATGAGGTTGCAGCGGAGGCGTGA
- the bla gene encoding subclass B3 metallo-beta-lactamase, which produces MRLLTAGALAALLGSISLLAQTQEDVLTKPIIGSRTAEWLSPLPPQKIFGNSYLVGFGGLSVALIDTGAGLILIDGALPQAAPAILDNVRRLGFHPRDIKYILSTEPHFDHAGGIAALARDTGATVVASPRGAEGLLAGRLAADDPQHGYGGSWPAVAKVQTIRDHQTLRLGNTTVTALATPGHTMGSMSWRWKSCEQRTCRMIIFAASLNPVSTDDYRYTAPTARPIVTGFSKSYKAMNKTPCDILISAHPDNAGEGRYNDHPGACRAYAEHSRKALGQRMKSQRR; this is translated from the coding sequence ATGCGACTTTTAACGGCGGGCGCGTTGGCAGCATTGTTGGGCTCGATTAGTCTATTGGCGCAAACGCAGGAGGACGTCCTGACCAAGCCCATTATCGGCTCCCGAACCGCAGAATGGCTTTCCCCCCTGCCGCCACAGAAAATCTTCGGCAATAGCTATCTTGTTGGCTTCGGCGGTCTGAGTGTCGCCTTGATCGACACAGGTGCGGGGCTGATTCTGATTGATGGCGCGTTACCGCAGGCTGCACCCGCCATCCTCGACAATGTCAGGCGGCTGGGCTTTCATCCGCGCGACATCAAATATATTCTCAGCACCGAACCCCATTTCGACCATGCCGGTGGCATCGCGGCGCTGGCGCGCGACACGGGCGCTACCGTCGTCGCCAGTCCACGGGGTGCGGAAGGACTGCTGGCCGGTCGCCTTGCTGCCGATGATCCGCAGCATGGTTATGGCGGCTCCTGGCCGGCCGTGGCAAAGGTTCAAACCATCCGCGACCACCAAACCCTGCGGCTGGGTAATACAACGGTCACCGCGCTGGCAACGCCGGGTCATACCATGGGCAGCATGAGCTGGCGCTGGAAGTCGTGCGAACAGCGGACGTGCCGGATGATCATATTTGCCGCGAGCTTGAACCCGGTATCGACCGACGATTATCGTTACACCGCGCCGACCGCGCGCCCGATCGTCACCGGTTTCAGCAAAAGCTATAAAGCGATGAACAAGACCCCCTGCGATATCCTGATCTCGGCCCACCCGGACAATGCCGGCGAAGGCCGGTACAACGACCACCCCGGAGCCTGCCGCGCTTATGCCGAACACTCGCGCAAAGCGCTGGGCCAGCGCATGAAATCACAGCGGCGCTGA